From one Lolium rigidum isolate FL_2022 chromosome 4, APGP_CSIRO_Lrig_0.1, whole genome shotgun sequence genomic stretch:
- the LOC124648454 gene encoding subtilisin-like protease SBT1.7 translates to MDPKQLVLVVLLLAQSTTHSHSAPTPTHTSTSTYVVQIDRVSMPAEFATLDRWYSSIVATHAPDSPGHILHTYDTVMHGFAVRLTADEARRLSLVPGVSGVYKDRVHRTHTTRSPGFLGLDPSYGAWPDSDFGDGIIIGIVDSGIWPERASFNDTGLGPVRSTWKGKCEHAEGFNGSSLCNNKLVGARAFTAEIDGALTPRDHSGHGTHVSSTAAGSEVQGANLLNFSAGNAFGMAPKARIAMYKACNSICEDSAIVAAIDAAVSDGVDILSLSLGTSNNVPFPDDAMAVALFGADRHGVFVVLSGGNAGPAASSVTNVAPWMTTVGATTQDRVFPAKLRLGNGVVLTGQSLFDLKSGGRTVFRLVNSTCWPKDLTPDAVMGALVVCLRGGGGGGGRSAQKAGAAGIVLAERDSRLWEGLVASTFQIPGLVLSRDGWDVLRTYISSSTYPVASILLECETVTGRYSAPLVAAFSSRGPNALAPALLKPDIVAPGVNILAAWSGEDEYAIISGTSMACPQVAGVAALIMKQHSDWTPAMVRSALMTTAKNVNNVGTAIVDNGSLDDDDDGAATPLAVGAGLVLPQGAIHPGLVYDAGTHDYVDFLCTLNYTAEQMRRFVPELTSCSSRTLPAGVGNLNYPSFVVVFDSHTRVRTLTRTVTKVSEQLTETYNVTVVAPDGVKMSVTPATLEFKNKNQQRSYTVEFVNQVVKPAGAWEFGKIMWESDKHIVVSPVAFTWN, encoded by the coding sequence aTGGATCCCAAGCAGCTGGTCCTCGTTGTTCTTCTGCTTGCGCAGTCCACCACCCACTCTCACTCTGCCCCCACGCCGACGCACACGAGCACCAGCACCTATGTCGTCCAGATAGATCGGGTTTCCATGCCCGCCGAGTTCGCCACCCTTGACCGATGGTACAGCTCCATCGTAGCCACCCACGCACCAGACTCGCCAGGCCACATCCTGCACACCTATGACACGGTGATGCACGGCTTCGCCGTTCGTCTCACCGCCGACGAGGCCCGGCGCCTCTCCCTTGTTCCCGGCGTATCTGGCGTGTACAAGGATCGGGTGCACCGCACCCACACCACCAGGTCACCAGGGTTTCTCGGCCTCGACCCGTCGTACGGGGCCTGGCCGGACTCGGACTTCGGCGACGGGATCATCATCGGCATCGTCGACTCCGGGATATGGCCGGAGCGCGCCAGCTTCAACGACACCGGCCTCGGCCCCGTCCGGTCGACCTGGAAGGGCAAGTGCGAGCACGCCGAGGGCTTCAACGGCAGCAGCTTGTGTAACAACAAGCTCGTCGGCGCCAGGGCCTTCACCGCCGAAATCGACGGCGCCCTCACGCCTCGAGATCACTCCGGGCACGGAACGCACGTATCCTCCACGGCCGCCGGCTCCGAGGTCCAGGGCGCCAACCTCCTCAACTTTTCCGCCGGCAACGCCTTTGGCATGGCGCCCAAAGCACGCATCGCCATGTACAAGGCCTGCAACTCCATCTGCGAAGATTCAGCGATCGTGGCGGCTATCGACGCCGCCGTGAGTGACGGCGTCGATATACTCTCCCTCTCCCTCGGCACAAGCAACAACGTGCCCTTTCCCGACGACGCCATGGCCGTCGCCCTGTTCGGCGCGGACCGGCATGGCGTATTCGTCGTCCTGTCGGGCGGCAACGCGGGGCCGGCTGCCTCCAGCGTCACAAACGTCGCGCCCTGGATGACCACGGTCGGCGCCACCACCCAGGATCGGGTATTCCCGGCCAAGCTGAGGCTCGGGAACGGCGTCGTCCTCACCGGGCAGTCGCTCTTCGACCTCAAATCCGGAGGGAGGACTGTTTTCAGGCTCGTCAACAGCACCTGCTGGCCCAAGGACCTGACGCCGGACGCGGTCATGGGCGCGCTAGTCGTCTGCctccgcggcggaggcggcggcggcggcaggtcgGCGCAGAAAGCCGGTGCAGCCGGGATCGTCCTGGCCGAAAGAGACTCTCGGCTCTGGGAGGGTCTCGTCGCGTCCACGTTCCAGATTCCGGGCCTCGTCCTCAGCCGCGACGGGTGGGACGTCCTTAGGACGTACATCTCCTCGTCCACGTACCCGGTGGCTAGCATCTTGCTGGAGTGCGAGACTGTGACCGGGAGGTACAGCGCGCCCTTggtcgccgccttctcctcccgcGGCCCAAACGCGCTGGCTCCTGCCCTGCTGAAGCCTGACATCGTGGCGCCCGGAGTTAATATACTGGCGGCGTGGTCGGGCGAGGATGAGTACGCCATAATCTCCGGCACCTCCATGGCGTGCCCGCAggtcgccggcgtggcggccctgATCATGAAGCAGCACAGCGACTGGACGCCAGCCATGGTACGCTCGGCGTTGATGACCACCGCGAAGAACGTCAACAACGTGGGGACTGCCATCGTCGACAACGGATccctcgacgacgacgacgacggcgccgcgACGCCGCTCGCGGTAGGGGCAGGCCTTGTCCTTCCTCAGGGCGCCATCCACCCTGGCCTTGTGTACGACGCCGGCACGCACGACTACGTGGACTTCCTCTGCACCCTCAACTACACGGCGGAGCAGATGCGGCGGTTCGTCCCAGAACTCACCAGCTGCAGCAGCAGGACTCTCCCCGCCGGCGTCGGaaacctaaactacccctccttcgtcgtcgtcttcgacAGCCACACTCGCGTCCGCACGCTGACAAGGACGGTGACCAAGGTTTCTGAGCAGCTGACCGAGACGTACAACGTGACGGTCGTGGCGCCGGACGGTGTCAAGATGAGCGTGACGCCGGCGACGCTCGAGTTCAAGAACAAGAACCAGCAGAGGAGCTACACGGTGGAGTTCGTGAACCAAGTGGTGAAGCCGGCGGGGGCTTGGGAATTCGGTAAGATCATGTGGGAAAGTGACAAGCACATCGTGGTCAGTCCGGTTGCATTCACCTGGAACTGA